A genomic segment from Melanotaenia boesemani isolate fMelBoe1 chromosome 9, fMelBoe1.pri, whole genome shotgun sequence encodes:
- the pcsk7 gene encoding proprotein convertase subtilisin/kexin type 7 has protein sequence MATPYFPTFLLLIFVSSFTLLLLILLPSVTPSVPFASLSHSSSWPSHSCGPGQSWAVRLHAGPHHEEEDGDEGSVHLDVIANRVAEQAGLQNQGQIGQLEGHYLLCTVKPDSGSMGGLWRRGVQPGDVLAAHPHVLWYSKERVLSRSKRSMAFNDPNYPKQWHLHNDISRGMDINVTGVWERNITGQGVTVVVVDDGVEHTHQDIQPNYSPEGSYDLNSNDPDPMPHPDVQSDNHHGTRCAGEIAAVPNNSFCAVGVAYGSKVAGIRVLDGPLTDSLEAIAFNKHYQVNDIYSCSWGPDDDGHTVDGPHPLGKAALQHGVIAGRQGFGSIFVVASGNGGQYNDNCNYDGYANSIYTITIGAVDEKGRMPFYAEECASMLAVTFSSGGNKLRSIVTSDWSMQQGTGCTDGHTGTSAAAPLAAGMVALMLQVRPCLSWRDVQHIIAFTATKCDSNADWRVNGAGFHHSHQHGFGLLNAWRLVNAAKVWESVPFLVSYQSSVIKEEVPILTYSKELIRTWNVSAADLKQSGMETLEHVAVTMTITHPCRGNVEIVLVCPSGMASVIGARRAVDRDAAGYQDWTFSTVRCWGEKAEGQYTLKISDHKDAVSDQCTALGVLKQWKLTLYGSSMTYSEVKDRQRLVEEAVSGKYLDSNFSLPCPPGLDVPPEIINPFTSNSLKFLLLLGCFALFWSLYYTLEVTFAHKDLRGLLCLPKRRSGRRVRWEHRERTVEEAVAEEVDEYEDEEEQDSGVELHAVLDSDAQVPLITGERLAT, from the exons ATGGCAACACCCTACTTTCCCACGTTCCTTCTCCTCATTTTTGTGTCCTCCTTCACCCTCTTGCTGCTCATCCTTCTGCCCTCAGTAACCCCCTCTGTTCCCTTTGCATCCTTGTCTCATTCCTCATCTTGGCCATCACACTCTTGCGGTCCGGGTCAGTCTTGGGCAGTCCGGCTTCATGCCGGTCCACATCACGAGGAAGAGGATGGGGACGAGGGTTCTGTCCACTTGGATGTGATTGCCAACAGG GTAGCAGAGCAGGCCGGACTCCAGAACCAGGGCCAGATTGGACAGCTGGAAGGCCATTACTTGCTGTGTACTGTGAAGCCTGATTCCGGATCTATGGGAGGTCTGTGGAGAAGAGGTGTCCAACCAGGGGATGTTCTAGCAGCCCATCCTCATGTCCTGTGGTACTCGAAGGAGAGAGTGCTCAGTCGTTCAAAAAGATCAATGGCATTTAACGATCCCAACTACCCTAAGCAGTGGCATTTG CATAATGACATCAGTAGAGGTATGGATATCAACGTGACGGGAGTGTGGGAGCGCAACATCACTGGTCAGGGAGTCACAGTGGTGGTTGTGGATGATGGGGTGGAGCACACCCACCAGGACATTCAGCCCAATTAT AGTCCAGAGGGAAGTTATGACCTCAACTCCAACGACCCCGACCCCATGCCTCACCCGGACGTCCAGAGCGACAACCATCATGGGACTCGATGTGCTGGAGAGATCGCAGCTGTTCCTAACAACAGCTTTTGTGCTGTGGGTGTGGCCTATGGCAGCAAGGTGGCAG GTATCCGAGTCCTGGATGGCCCGCTGACTGACAGCCTAGAGGCAATAGCCTTCAACAAACACTACCAAGTCAATGACATCTATAGCTGCAG TTGGGGTCcagatgatgatggacacactGTGGATGGACCTCATCCCCTGGGCAAG gcaGCTCTGCAGCATGGCGTGATTGCAGGCAGACAGGGTTTTGGGAGCATCTTTGTGGTTGCCAGTGGTAATGGAGGTCAATACAATGACAACTGCAACTATGATGGCTACGCCAATTCCATCTACACCATCACAATCG GAGCAGTCGATGAGAAAGGGAGGATGCCCTTCTATGCAGAGGAGTGTGCATCCATGCTGGCTGTCACTTTCAGCAGTGGGGGAAACAAGCTGAGGAGCATC GTGACATCGGACTGGTCCATGCAGCAAGGGACTGGCTGCACGGATGGCCACACTGGTACGTCCGCTGCAGCCCCGCTGGCAGCCGGAATGGTGGCCCTCATGCTGCAGGTTCGGCCCTGCCTCAGCTGGAGGGACGTTCAGCATATCATCGCCTTCACTGCTACCAAG TGCGACAGTAATGCCGACTGGAGAGTAAATGGAGCTGGTTTTCATCACAGCCACCAGCACGGCTTCGGTTTGCTCAACGCATGGAGGCTCGTTAACGCCGCCAAG GTGTGGGAATCGGTGCCTTTCCTTGTGTCCTATCAGAGTTCGGTCATAAAGGAGGAAGTCCCCATCCTGACCTATTCCAAGGAGCTTATCCGTACCTGGAATG TCTCCGCTGCCGACCTGAAACAGTCTGGGATGGAGACGCTGGAGCACGTAGCCGTTACCATGACAATAACCCACCCTTGCCGTGGTAACGTGGAGATAGTGTTAGTCTGCCCCAGCGGCATGGCATCAGTCATCGGGGCTCGCAGAGCCGTCGACAG AGATGCTGCAGGCTACCAGGACTGGACTTTTTCCACTGTGCGTTGTTGGGGAGAGAAAGCCGAAGGCCAATACACTCTGAAGATATCTGACCACA AGGATGCTGTGTCTGACCAGTGTACCGCTTTGGGTGTGCTGAAGCAGTGGAAGCTGACCCTGTATGGTTCATCTATGACCTACAGCGAGGTGAAGGACAGGCAGAG GCTGGTTGAGGAGGCTGTAAGTGGTAAATATTTGGACAGCAACTTCTCCCTGCCCTGTCCTCCCGGCTTGGATGTCCCTCCAGAGATCATCAACCCTTTCACCTCAAACAGCCTCAAG TTCCTGCTGTTGCTTGGATGCTTTGCCCTCTTCTGGTCCCTCTACTACACACTGGAGGTCACGTTCGCCCACAAGGACCTCAGGGGCCTCCTGTGCCTGCCCAAGAGACGAAGCGGTCGTAGAGTCAGGTGGGAGCACCGAGAGAGAACAGTGGAGGAGGCTGTAGCAGAGGAGGTAGATGAGTACGAGGATGAAGAGGAACAGGACTCAGGGGTGGAGCTACATGCAGTGCTGGACTCTGACGCTCAAGTGCCTCTCATCACTGGAGAACGGCTGGCAACATAG
- the tagln gene encoding transgelin isoform X1, giving the protein MATKNVSGMANKGPSYGMSRQVQDKIDSKYDPDLEQILVEWISRQCGSGVGKPEPGKMGFQAWLKDGCILSELINSLFAGDKPVKKIQSSPMAFKQMEQISQFLNAAEKYGVTKTDMFQTVDLWEGKDLAAVQRTLSALGSLAVTKDEGTYNGDPNWFFKKAQENKRDFSDDQLKAGKNVIGLQMGSNKGASQEGMSYGRPRQIM; this is encoded by the exons ATGGCAACAAAG AACGTCAGCGGCATGGCTAACAAAGGTCCATCCTACGGCATGAGCCGGCAGGTTCAGGATAAGATCGACAGCAAATATGACCCAGATTTGGAGCAGATCCTAGTGGAGTGGATCAGCCGTCAGTGTGGCTCCGGTGTGGGAAAGCCCGAACCCGGCAAAATGGGTTTCCAGGCCTGGTTGAAAGACGGATGT ATCCTGAGTGAACTTATTAACAGTTTGTTCGCTGGAGATAAACCTGTGAAGAAGATTCAGAGCTCGCCCATGGCCTTCAAGCAGATGGAACAGATCTCACAGTTCCTCAACGCTGCAGAGAAGTATGGCGTCACTAAAACTGACATGTTCCAGACCGTGGACCTCTGGGAAG GTAAGGACCTTGCTGCAGTGCAGAGGACCCTGTCAGCTCTGGGTAGCTTGGCCGTCACTAAGGACGAAGGCACGTACAATGGAGACCCTAACTGGTTCTTCAA GAAAGCACAAGAGAACAAGCGAGACTTCAGCGACGACCAGCTGAAGGCAGGCAAAAATGTGATTGGCTTGCAGATGGGGTCCAATAAGGGAGCCAGTCAGGAGGGCATGAGCTACGGAAGACCCCGACAGATCATGTAA
- the tagln gene encoding transgelin isoform X2, whose amino-acid sequence MANKGPSYGMSRQVQDKIDSKYDPDLEQILVEWISRQCGSGVGKPEPGKMGFQAWLKDGCILSELINSLFAGDKPVKKIQSSPMAFKQMEQISQFLNAAEKYGVTKTDMFQTVDLWEGKDLAAVQRTLSALGSLAVTKDEGTYNGDPNWFFKKAQENKRDFSDDQLKAGKNVIGLQMGSNKGASQEGMSYGRPRQIM is encoded by the exons ATGGCTAACAAAGGTCCATCCTACGGCATGAGCCGGCAGGTTCAGGATAAGATCGACAGCAAATATGACCCAGATTTGGAGCAGATCCTAGTGGAGTGGATCAGCCGTCAGTGTGGCTCCGGTGTGGGAAAGCCCGAACCCGGCAAAATGGGTTTCCAGGCCTGGTTGAAAGACGGATGT ATCCTGAGTGAACTTATTAACAGTTTGTTCGCTGGAGATAAACCTGTGAAGAAGATTCAGAGCTCGCCCATGGCCTTCAAGCAGATGGAACAGATCTCACAGTTCCTCAACGCTGCAGAGAAGTATGGCGTCACTAAAACTGACATGTTCCAGACCGTGGACCTCTGGGAAG GTAAGGACCTTGCTGCAGTGCAGAGGACCCTGTCAGCTCTGGGTAGCTTGGCCGTCACTAAGGACGAAGGCACGTACAATGGAGACCCTAACTGGTTCTTCAA GAAAGCACAAGAGAACAAGCGAGACTTCAGCGACGACCAGCTGAAGGCAGGCAAAAATGTGATTGGCTTGCAGATGGGGTCCAATAAGGGAGCCAGTCAGGAGGGCATGAGCTACGGAAGACCCCGACAGATCATGTAA